In Candidatus Defluviibacterium haderslevense, the following are encoded in one genomic region:
- a CDS encoding T9SS type A sorting domain-containing protein translates to MKNFKYPNLVFLLLMWLVMGRILAQSPQNLIVDCPPQFNLTEGEAYDTSVTGSPVILANDGGAVTITYIEIFNKGTCQNHNDIVTRIFTIRNAAGEQSRCTQLIYLKHLTTSQIYIPADTMIDYPKNISLSEALLGHGLNLAEVKITFIDTKISNGCTIPMRIRRLWKIDDLCSGTLISLTSFITLRAYQNSFLHNSQIVTNICDNEGLISITPKGEFGPYSYQWNNGASSNTLTNLVAGVYTVIVSDQFKCNQLLTFGLDPISTTADIGGRIRTANDYRVIPDSVSFSNPTNVKKFCFSQNGGLHYAFTVKEKTTGLVNYNFTKKSDPLNSVSTKDILLIQKHILGLNRLDSLRYLAADVNNNFNVTASDISELRKLVLGVIGNFNFVDSWYFLKNDWKTFYKSNQTIQSLLFTGVTIVNYPRQNADVIAVKMGDIDLSYKNNFASELLELRSNTLDCSLNMTNTIVQANKDIDIPVYFNAAQSMYGLQFLLKAKSSLLSMEMVSSQLEPEFWNLNNQNLKISWSTGTKLEWNPNEPLFVLRLRASESIRLDELLSLDPSFLNEYYDDQESSWKLNLNVQHALSSDIQYLIYPNPTNEGVFVQSNSEEPSQITFYNAMGREVRNSTFSNSVYIPTHDFYPGSYFYKITNRYATDHNGKIIVTK, encoded by the coding sequence ATGAAGAATTTTAAATACCCCAATCTTGTTTTTTTGTTACTGATGTGGCTTGTCATGGGACGAATATTAGCCCAAAGTCCACAGAATTTAATCGTGGATTGTCCACCTCAATTCAATCTAACAGAAGGTGAAGCCTATGATACTTCAGTGACCGGATCACCAGTAATATTAGCAAACGATGGTGGAGCTGTTACCATAACGTATATTGAGATTTTCAATAAAGGAACATGTCAAAATCATAATGATATTGTTACAAGAATTTTTACGATTCGTAATGCTGCCGGTGAACAATCCAGATGCACTCAGTTGATTTATCTGAAACATTTGACGACTTCACAAATTTATATTCCTGCAGATACCATGATTGATTATCCCAAAAATATTTCATTATCAGAAGCCTTGTTAGGCCATGGTTTGAATTTAGCTGAAGTAAAAATTACGTTTATTGATACAAAAATTTCCAATGGTTGTACGATTCCTATGCGCATTAGACGTCTATGGAAAATTGATGATTTGTGTTCAGGCACTTTGATCAGTTTGACATCGTTTATCACATTGCGGGCTTATCAAAATAGTTTTCTACACAATAGTCAAATTGTAACTAATATATGCGACAATGAGGGCTTAATTAGTATTACGCCTAAAGGTGAATTTGGACCCTATTCATACCAATGGAATAATGGAGCTTCTTCAAATACGCTTACCAATCTCGTGGCCGGAGTCTATACGGTAATTGTGTCGGATCAATTTAAGTGCAACCAATTGCTGACTTTCGGATTGGATCCCATATCCACAACAGCTGATATCGGTGGTAGAATTAGAACGGCTAATGATTATCGAGTTATACCGGATTCAGTTTCTTTTAGTAATCCTACTAATGTTAAAAAATTTTGTTTTTCACAAAACGGTGGATTGCATTATGCTTTTACTGTAAAAGAAAAAACAACGGGCTTGGTGAATTATAATTTTACCAAAAAGTCAGATCCATTAAATTCAGTATCCACTAAAGATATTTTATTGATCCAAAAACATATACTTGGTTTGAATCGATTGGATAGTTTACGTTATTTAGCCGCTGATGTCAATAATAATTTCAATGTTACCGCATCGGATATTTCGGAATTGAGAAAACTGGTTTTAGGCGTCATCGGAAATTTTAATTTTGTCGATTCATGGTATTTTTTAAAGAACGATTGGAAAACGTTTTATAAGAGCAATCAAACCATTCAGTCTTTATTATTCACCGGTGTAACAATAGTCAATTATCCTAGACAAAATGCTGATGTCATTGCTGTAAAAATGGGTGATATTGATTTGAGTTATAAGAATAATTTCGCTTCTGAATTACTTGAATTGCGATCCAATACTCTAGATTGCAGTTTGAATATGACGAATACCATTGTGCAAGCCAATAAGGATATTGACATCCCTGTTTATTTTAATGCTGCGCAATCCATGTATGGTTTACAGTTTTTATTAAAGGCTAAATCTAGTTTGTTAAGTATGGAAATGGTATCTAGCCAACTGGAACCTGAGTTTTGGAATCTGAACAATCAGAATTTAAAAATAAGTTGGAGTACAGGAACGAAATTGGAATGGAATCCTAATGAACCCTTATTTGTATTGAGATTGAGAGCGAGTGAATCCATAAGATTAGATGAATTATTGAGTCTGGATCCATCTTTTCTGAATGAATATTATGACGACCAAGAATCCTCATGGAAATTGAATCTTAATGTACAACATGCATTGTCTTCTGATATTCAATATTTGATTTACCCCAATCCGACGAATGAAGGTGTATTTGTTCAATCCAATTCTGAAGAACCAAGTCAAATCACATTTTACAATGCCATGGGTAGGGAAGTTAGGAATTCAACTTTTTCTAATAGTGTATACATTCCAACGCATGATTTTTATCCAGGTTCTTATTTTTATAAAATTACGAATCGGTATGCAACAGATCACAACGGTAAAATTATAGTTACTAAGTAG
- a CDS encoding type I restriction enzyme HsdR N-terminal domain-containing protein — MATIPLKAQQRVIEGLKKFIPLVKTLKAKDINESDTVVVVTDILCDVFGFEKYGEITSEYAIKKTFCDLAIKIDGEIVFLIEVKAIGIGLKSDHIKQAVDYGANQGVDWVILTNSSSWKIFKIVFAKPVVHELVCEFELENISVKKEADLELIHLVCKESILKTALEDFHSKKQFLSKHFLGNLLISDGIIEILRKTIRKMNPDIKIDVESVKKVLTEEVIKRELFEGEKANDANKRINKFLRSQLNQVKKGPEVNKSE; from the coding sequence ATGGCTACCATTCCGCTAAAAGCACAACAAAGAGTAATTGAAGGTCTAAAGAAATTCATCCCATTGGTTAAGACCTTAAAGGCTAAAGATATAAATGAATCAGATACAGTAGTGGTAGTAACTGATATTCTTTGTGATGTTTTTGGTTTTGAAAAATATGGAGAAATTACCTCAGAATATGCCATTAAAAAGACTTTCTGTGATCTAGCGATTAAAATTGATGGGGAAATAGTTTTCCTTATTGAAGTTAAAGCAATTGGCATTGGTCTCAAATCTGATCATATTAAACAAGCAGTTGATTATGGAGCTAATCAAGGGGTAGATTGGGTAATTCTAACAAATTCATCCAGTTGGAAAATATTCAAGATTGTATTTGCTAAACCTGTGGTCCATGAATTAGTATGTGAATTTGAACTAGAAAACATTTCGGTCAAAAAAGAGGCAGACCTAGAATTAATTCACTTAGTATGTAAGGAAAGTATATTGAAAACCGCCCTTGAAGACTTTCATTCAAAAAAGCAATTTTTAAGTAAACACTTTTTAGGAAATCTACTGATTTCAGATGGCATCATTGAGATTCTAAGAAAGACCATTCGGAAAATGAATCCAGATATTAAAATTGATGTTGAATCCGTTAAAAAGGTCTTAACAGAGGAAGTAATCAAAAGGGAACTTTTTGAAGGAGAAAAGGCTAATGATGCCAATAAACGAATTAATAAATTTTTAAGATCGCAGTTAAATCAAGTTAAAAAGGGTCCTGAAGTTAATAAAAGCGAATAA
- a CDS encoding helix-turn-helix domain-containing protein: MSQVIVLTEDQLQKYFDDMVQKVEFIIKNSQKIEVATKEWLTAKEVCTLLKISLTTLHDWSSKSIIKKHRIGGRITFRHDEIIESIQRMEAKRKHI; this comes from the coding sequence ATGTCACAAGTTATCGTATTAACAGAGGACCAACTTCAAAAATATTTTGATGATATGGTTCAAAAGGTTGAGTTCATAATCAAGAATTCCCAAAAAATTGAGGTAGCAACTAAGGAATGGCTAACAGCCAAAGAGGTTTGTACTTTATTAAAAATTAGCCTAACCACTTTACACGACTGGTCCAGTAAATCAATAATTAAAAAACATCGCATTGGCGGTCGTATCACATTTAGACATGATGAAATTATTGAATCTATCCAACGTATGGAGGCTAAAAGGAAGCACATATGA